A part of Rhinatrema bivittatum chromosome 16, aRhiBiv1.1, whole genome shotgun sequence genomic DNA contains:
- the LOC115077705 gene encoding olfactory receptor 24-like gives MAVLGNLLIICIVCADLHLHTPMYFFLANLSIIDVCSLTVTIPKLLAVLLTQNNVISFSDCILQMYCYMVFVATEFTLLAVMAYDRYVAICNPLRYIIIVNRRVCALLAAVSWIGGFIESLPHVLMVSHFSFCGSNEILHVFCDLTALTKLTCTETSAIEFLNYTEGMIMVFTSFSLILTSYVCIILSILKTIHSAEGRRKAFSTCSSHLMVVFLFYTTLLCVYLRPGSVNNMDENKLVTVTLIFLIPLVNPLIYSIRNKDLKVALQKSFIRRLSLSENKNMKEIALATQDNMNSRNEIP, from the coding sequence atggccgtgctggggaacctcctcattATCTGCATAGTTTGTGCTGATCTACACCTGCACACtcccatgtatttcttcttggcCAACCTGTCCATCATTGATGTCTGCTCTTTGACAGTGACTATTCCCAAACTGCTGGCAGTTCTCCTGACCCAGAACAATGTGATATCCTTCAGTGACTGCATTCTGCAGATGTACTGCTACATGGTCTTTGTAGCTACAGAATTTACACTTCTTGCTGTCATGGCATATGATCGTTATGTAGCAATCTGCAATCCCCTGCGTTACATCATCATCGTGAACAGGAGAGTCTGTGCACTTCTGGCAGCTGTCTCATGGATAGGAGGTTTTATAGAATCACTGCCACATGTTCTAATGGTATCGCATTTCTCTTTCTGTGGCTCCAATGAAATACTTCACGTCTTCTGTGACCTCACTGCTCTTACAAAACTTACTTGCACAGAGACCTCTGCCATTGAATTTCTGaattatactgaagggatgaTTATGGTCTTCACTTCATTTTCCTTGATCCTAACATCATATGTGTGCATCATCCTCTCCATCCTGAAAACCATCCATTCTGCAGAGGGCAGACGCAAAgctttctccacctgctcctctcacCTTATGGTGGTTTTTCTATTTTATACAACATTGTTGTGTGTTTATTTACGACCCGGTTCAGTCAACAACATGGATGAGAACAAGCTGGTGACTGTGACACTTATCTTTTTAATCCCACTTGTAAACCCTCTTATTTACAGCATAAGAAACAAAGATTTAAAAGTGGCTCTTCAAAAATCATTCATCAGAAGACTATCCTTATCGGAGAACAAAAACATGAAGGAAATAGCTCTAGCTACCCAGGACAACATGAACTCAAGAAATGAAA